GCGGAGCGCCGTCTCGATCTCCAGGTCGGTGGCGCCGGTGGCGAGCGCGACGATGCGGCGCGAGCGGGCCCGCAGCTTTTCGTTGGAGGCGCGGACGTCGACCATCAGATTCCCGTAGGTCTTGCCCAGGCGGATCATGGTGATGGTCGAGAGCATGTTGAGGACCAGCTTCTGGGCGGTGCCCGCCTTGAGCCGGGTGGAGCCGGTCAGGAGTTCGGGGCCGACCACGATCTCGATGCCGTGCTCGGCGGCCTCGGCCAGTGCGGAATCGGCGTTGCAGGACAGGCCGATGGTCAGGGCGCCCAGGTCGCGGGCGTATTCGACGGCCCCGATCGCGTACGGCGTGCGGCCGGAGGCGGAGATGCCGACGACGGTGTCCACGTCGGTCAGGCCGATGCCGGTCAGATCCTCGACGGCGAACTTCTTGCTGTCCTCGGCGCCCTCGACGGCGGTGACCATCGCGGACGGGCCGCCCGCGATCAGCCCGAGCACCTCGGAGGGATCGGTGTTGAAGGTCGGCGGGCACTCGCTGGCGTCCAGCACCCCGAGACGGCCGGCCGTACCGGCGCCCGCGTAGATCAGCCGGCCGCCGCGGGCCATGCGCGCGGCGGTGGCGTCGATGGCGGCGGCGATCTCCGGGAGCCGCAGGGCGACGGCGGCGGGGACGGTGGCGTCCTCGCCGTTCATCGTGCGGGCGATGTCCAGGGTCGGGCGGCGGTCGATGTCGGCGAGCTCGGGCCGGAAGGCCTCGGTGGTGAGGGTGTCCAACTGGGCGCGCAGATGGGCGTAGTCGGCGGTGGAGGTCATGGCGTGACGGCTCTTTTCGGGTCGGGCTCGTGGGGGCCGTTGCTGTTCGGCTGCCTCGCCGCGGGGCGCCGCCGCGCCCGCCCGCGCCGCCCGGCGGCACGGGCCCGCAGCGGCGGGTCAGCGAGGTCAGCGCTGGTTGTTGCGTGGTGAATGGCGGTGGGCGAGGGCCTCGTAGGAGGCAGAGAGCGCGGGGGCCGCGGTCTCGTACGTACGCTGCGCGACACCTATGAACAGGCAGTCCACGACCAGCAGCTGGCTCGTCCTGGACGACATCGCGGCGGGGCGCAGCTCGCTCTCGCGGGCCGTGGACGTGGTCAGGATGTAGTCGGCGTACGAGGCGATCTCGCCGTCCGGGCGGCCGGTGATGGCGATCGTCGTGGCGCCGTGGTCGAAGGCCACCCGCAGCGGCTCTATGACATCGGTGGTCCGGCCGGAGTGTGTGATCGCGAGGGCGACGTCACCGGTCCGCATCTGCACCGCGTTCGTCACGGCCAGATGGGGGTCCGCGTGCGCATGCGCGATCAGGCCGATGCGCAGCAGCTTCTGGACGAGGTCCTGGCCGACGAGGTTGGAGGCCCCGATGCCGTACACATCGATGCGGCGGGCACCGGCGAGCGCGGCGACGGCGGCTTCGAGCTGGGTGACGTCCAGCGCCGCGGCCGTGTCGGCCAGGCACTGCTGCTCTTCCTGCGCCAGCTTTGCGACGACGTCGACGAGGGAGTCGTCGACCGCTATGTCGGCGGTCACCGCGGGGGCGCCGCCGGCCGCCTGCTGCGCGGCGAGCGCGGCGAGGGCGAGGCGCAGATCGCGGTAGCCCGGGTAGCCGAGCAGCCGGGAGGTCCGCACGACGGTGGCTTCGCTGGTGCCCGTGCGCTCCGCGAGGCCGGTGACGGTGAGGGCGGCGCAGCCGGCCGGGTCGCTCGCGACGGTCTCGGCGACCCGCTGCATGGAGCGGGTCATCGTCGGGGCGAGGGTGCGGACCTTGGCGGCCAGTGCGGCGGGGGCGGGTGGGGCCGGGGCCGGTCGGGTCTCGACGGCCACGTCCTTGAAAGTTTCCTTCACGCTACTGCTCACGCTTGAAAAGTAATTTCATCGACGCCCGGCGTCAATACCCTCTGTGAGTGCTGTGGACAAAGCGCATGATCCCGCCGCGGGCTGTGGACGGCGCCGATCGCCGGTGGAGGGTCGGGGGACAATGGGTGGCATGGAGCTGGAACAGGCATTGCACGCCGCGCGGGCGCTGGTGCTCGCCGACCTGATGGCGGACAAGGTGGCCGACGCCGACATCGTCTCGCTCGTGGAGGATGCGGTCGTCCACCGCCGGTGGTGGGTGGAGCAATGGCCTGAAGGCGCGGCATTCGTCGCAGGACTGATAGCGCAGGACGTCCAGGACGCCCTGCTGGACCGGTACGGCCGCTGGCCGCTGTGTCCCGTGTGCACGGAGTCGGGCGATCCCCATGCGCTCGACGTCGAACCGGAGTTGGGGCCCGATCCGCATTGGGTCTGCCCCAAGACGGCGGTCGCGGTGGCCCCGGTCGGGCAGCTGCGTGACCCCATGGAGGGCTGAGGTGGTTGATGGTGCGGCGGGCTGACGTGGCGAACGGGCCGGCGGGCTGACGTGGCGATCTACATCGATCCGCCCACCTGGCCCGGGCACGGCCGGATGTGGTCGCATCTGGTCAGCGACCATTCCTTCGACGAACTGCACGCCTTCGCGGCCGGGATCGGCGCGCCCCGGCGGGCGTTCGAACGCGACCACTACGACCTGCCGGCCGAGCGGTACGGCGACGCGGTGCGTGCCGGGGCCGTGGAGGTCGGCAGCAAGGAGCTGCTGCGCCGGCTGACGGCCGCGGGCCTGCGCCGACCCAAGAACCGGCCGGCGCCGCGGGGATGAGGCCGTCGGCGCGGTGGGCGTGAGGCCGTCGGCGTCGCGGGTGTGAGGCCGTCGGCGTCGGCCCGGGAGCCGTCGCCCCGCGGCACCCCCCGTACGGCCCGCTGCGGCGCGTCGTAGCGGCGGCGGGATGGCGGGCCCCCGCACGATGGGCCTGACCGCGCGCCGTACCGAAAGGGGACAGCCATGTCAGCCGGCGAACCGGGCCGGGACCCGGCCACCACGCTCGACCCGGACTACAGCAGTGAGGACGCCACGGCGACCGCATGGCCCGCGGCCATCGGCGGTATGACCGAGGCGGAGATCTTCTGGCTCTCCACCGTCCGGCCCGACGGCCGTCCGCATGTCACCCCGCTGCTCGCCGTCTGGTCGGACGGCGCCCTCCACTTCTGCACCGGTCCCGGCGAACGCAAGGCCAAGAACCTCGAAGCCAACGCCCACTGCGTGCTGACGACCTCGACGGCCGGTGGCAACGACCTGCATGCGGGGCTCGATGTGGTCGTCGAGGGCGACGCGGTGCAGGTCGGCGACGAGCCGACGTTGCGCCGGCTGGCCGAGCTCTATGAAGAGAAGTACGGCAGCGACTGGCACTTCGACGTCCGCGACGGCGCCTTCCACGGGGAGGGCAACCGGGCCGTGGTCTTCCGGGTCGAGCCGGTCACGGCCTTCGGTTTCGGGCGGGGGGAGACGTACAGCCAGACACGGTGGAGGTTCGACGGCGGGGAGTGACCGGTGGGAGGAGGGGGCGGCGCCGTGGCATCTTCCGAGGCGCGCCCCCAGGGCTCAGTGCTGCTGCCCCGTTGCCCCCGTTGCCTCCGCTGCCTTGTGCAAATCCGGTGCGGGGGTGGCGGCGGCCGAGGAGGCGATCAGCCGGGAGCGGCTCGTCGTGCGGTGCAGCCGGAAGGCGAGAGCCGTCGTGCCGACGGCCCCCGCGGCCAGCGCGGCGCCGGTCCAGGCCACGGACGGGTAGCCCCAGCCCGCCCCGATGGTCAGGCCGCCGAGCCAGGGGCCGAGGGTGTTGCCGATGTTGAAGGCGGCGGTGGTGGTGGCGCCGGCCAGCGTCGGCGCGGCGTTCGCCACGTTGAACATCCGGGCGTTGAGCGCCGGGGCCGTGGTGAACGCGGTCACCCCGAGCATCAGGGAGAGCGCGATGGCGGCGAGGGGGCTGTGCGCGGTCAGCGCCAGGACGGTCAGCACGAGCGTGGACGCGATGATGCCGCCGAAGAGCGTCCCGAAGAGATGCGCGTCCGCGATCCGGCCGCCGATGAACGTACCGATCAGCGCGCCGACGCCGAAGAGCGCCAGCACCGTCGGCACCCAGCTCTCGGCCAGGCCGGCGGTGTCGGTCAGCAGCGGCGAGAGGTACGAGAAGAGCGCGAAGACCGCGGCGCCGTTCAGGGCCGTGGCGGTCAGCGCCAGCCAGACCTGCTTGTCCTTGTAGATGGTCAGCTCGCGGCGCAGCTGCGGGCGGTCGTCGCCGGTGGGCACGGCCGTACGCGGCACCAGTGCGACCACGCCGAGCAGACCGATCGCGGCCAGTCCTGAGACGGCCCAGAAGGCGGCGCGCCAGCCGGCGTGCTGGCCGAGCAGTGCGCCCGCCGGGACGCCCGCGATGTTCGCGATGCTCAGACCGCCGACCATCACTGCCATCGCGCGGGCCCGTGCGGTCACCGGCACCAGCGAGACGGCGACCGCCGCGCCGACCGCCCAGAATCCGGCGCAGGCCAGCGCGCTCACCACGCGGGAGACGAACAGCACGCCGTAGGACGGCGCCAGGGCGCCCGCCACCTGGCCCAGGCCGAAGACGGCGAGCAGCGCGATCAGGGTCGTCCGGCGCGGGAGCCGGAGCGTCGCGGCGGCGAGCACCGGGGCGCCGACCACCATGCCGATGGCGAATGCGGAGACCAGCAGCCCGGCCTGCGGAATCGAGACCTGAAGGTCGCGGGCGAGCGGCTGGAGGATCCCGGAGAGCATGAACTCGGACGTGCCGAGAGCGAAGACGGACAGGCCGAGGACGTACACGGCTATGGGCAGGCGGGCGCGGTCGGACGGTGCTGGCATATCAGCTACTAACAGCGGTAGGACGGCTCACATTCCCGGTGGGCGCGGCCCCCGGGGGGCGGCCCGGGGGGACACGCTCTACGCACCCCGCAGCAGATCCAGCTCCGTGGCGAGGTTGCGCCGGGCGAGGTGTTCCCAGCGGTCGTAGCCGCGGGGGGTGTGGAACAGGCGGGGCAGCGAGAGGAGTTGGGAGAGTACGGCGGAGCGGCCGGCGAGGAAGTCGGGGTCGGGGACGAAGGCGTACTCGTCGCGGACCGCGGCGGCGTAGGCGGCGTATTCGTCGGGGGAGCCGGCGAGCACGGCGAGATCGGCGTCACACAGGACCTCGCCGTCGGGGTCGTCGGGCGCCGGGTCGTGGGTGACGGTGAGCCGGACCAGGCGGGCGACCTCGGCCGTGCGGGCGGCGCCGATGCCCAGCTCGGGCAGTGCGCGCTCGGCGAGGGCCGCGCTGCGTTCCTCGTTCTCGGAGCGGTCCGGGCGGTAGACGGCGTCGTGGAACCACGCCGCCAACTGGACGGCGGACAAGTCGTCGGCGTGCTCGGCCAGTTCGTCGATGCGGTAGAGGACCGCGGCCAGATGGTCGACGGTGTGATAGCGGCGTTGCGGTTCGCGCCAACGGGACAGGAGGTTGTCCGCGTACGGGGCGGGGTCGGGTGCCGTGGGGTTCTTCTTGCCGCGGGCCTCGGCGACGGTCACGGCCCAGCGCTGCCGCAGCTCCGGCGCCGGGTCGGTGCTGTCTGCCGTACGGGACACGGAAGTCATGCCAGCCATTGTGCCCCGGGCCCCGGGAAACCGGGCCGGAGGGCGGTGTCGGGTCAGGCGGGTGACGTGGTCCGGCGGGGTGGCGTGGTCCGGCGGGGCGTCCGCCCGGTGGCCGGTCGTCGGTGGCCGGTCGTCGGCCGCCGGTCATCCGGGTAGGTGTACGGGTGAGGCGTACGGGCGGATTCCGGCCGCGCCGGTGGTGAGGCGGCCCCGGGAATGCCGGATGGCGCTTACTCTGGGATATTGGACTAGACCTGTTGTGGCGGCGGTCCGTCTCGTCACGCCGTCGCCGTCGCCGTCGCCGTCTCCATCTCCATCACCCTCGTCATCATCGTCGTCGTCATCGAAGGATTGGGTCATATGAGCAAGCGCGCGCTCCTGGAGGTGATCGCGCTCGGCCCGCAGGACGCGGTCGCCGCCCAGGCCGGCGGGGCCGACCGCCTGGAGCTGGTCACGGACATGGCGGCCGATGGGCTCACCCCGCCCCGGGCCACGTTCGCGGCGATCCGGGCGGCTGTCGACATCCCGCTGCGGGTGATGCTGCGGGCCGCCGACGGCTTCGCGGCCGGGGACGTGGCGGCGCTGTGCGAGGAGGCGGCGGCGCTGCGGGCGGCGGGCGCCGAGGAGTTCGTCCTCGGCTTTCTGACGCCGGACGGGCGGCCGGATCTCGATGCCGTGGCGGCGCTGACCGAGGTGATCGACGGCTGCCGCTGGACCTTCCACCGGGCCATCGACCGGGCCGCCGACCGGGACGCACTGCGCAAGGAGCTGTCGGCGGCGGCCGGTGCCGCGGGGCTCGACACCTACCTGACGGCCGGTGCCGCGCAGGGCGTCGACGAGGGGCTGACGACGCTGCTGGCCGAGCAGGCGCGTACGGCGGCGGGCGAGCAAGGGTATGCGCCGCGGATCCTGGTCGGCGGCGGGCTCGGACTCGGTCATCTGCCGGCGCTGCGGGCGGCCGGTCTCGACGCGTTCCACATCGGGGGCGCCGCCCGGCCCGCCGGCTGGTCGGCGCCGGTGGATGCGGCGGCGGTGCGGGAGTGGCGTCAGGCGCTGGACCAGCCCGTCGCGCAGCGGGCCTGACCGCCGCCCGGCGGGCCCCGGGCGCAGGTGCGCCGTCCCGGGCCACCGCACGCGCACACGCGCCCTGGGGCCCGCCGCTCGCCCGCTTCCTCAACTCCCTTCGGCGTGGCACTGTGTGACGGGTGTCACGGCAGCAGGACCGGGGGAGGGTGACACGGCATGACCGGCATGGGGATGAAGCCGCTCAGTGGCGACGATCCGCAGCGGCTCGGCGTCTACCGGCTGCTGGGGCAGCTCGGTTCGGGCGGCATGGGGCGGATCTATCTGGCGCGGTCCACGGTGGACGGCTCGCTCGTCGCGGTCAAGACGCTGCTCGCCGAGGGGGTCGTCAGCGACACCGACCGGCGGCGGTTCGCCCGCGAGGTGACGCTGGCCCGGCGGATCGAGAGCGCCTATACGGCCCGGGTGCGGGACTCCGACCCGGACGCCGAGCGGCCCTGGATGGCCATCGAGTACATACCGGCGCCCGCGCTGTCCGAGCTCGTCCGCAGCGCGGGACGGCTGCCGGGCTCGGCGGTGCGCTGGATCGCGGCGGGCACCGCGAAGGCCCTGGTGCTGCTGCACGACGCGGGCATCGTCCACCGGGACGTCAAACCCCAGAACATCCTGCTGCCGCTGGACGGGCCCCGCCTCATCGACTTCGGCATCTCGCACGCCAACGACATCACGCGTACCTCGCTGACGCTGGGCACCATCGCCTTCACCTCGCCGGAGCAGGCGCGCGCCGAGCCGTCCACCACGGCGTCCGACGTGTACTCGCTGGGCGCCACGCTCTTCCACCTCGCCGTCGGCCGCCCGCCCTACCCCGACACCGTCGACACCATCCGGCTGCTGACCCTCGTGCAGCGCGGGGAACTCGACATGACGGGGCTGCCCAAGGAGCTCGCCCCGCTGATCCGTCCCTGTCTGGCCTCCGATCCGGACGAAAGGCCCGAACCGGCCGACGTACTGCGGCAGTTCCTGGAGGAGCTCGACCGGGCGCCCACGTCGCAGCGCGGCGAACGCTGGCTGCCGCCGCGGTGGACCGCACTGATCGAGGCGTATGAGGCCCGGGGACGGGCCTTACGCGAGGGCGGGGAGGGGCTCACGGCCGATGAGCGGACGCGGCCCGTGCCGCCGCCGGACCCCACCCGCCCCTACACCGCGGAGCGCGCCGCGCACGAAGAGGCGGCGCGCCGGAAGGAGGAAGCGCGGGCGGCGCGCCGGAAGGAGGAGGAAGAGCGGGCGGCGCGCCGGGCGCAGGAAGAGCTCGCCGCGCGCCGGAAGCAGGAGGAGCGGGCCCGCGCCGAGTGGGAGCGCGAGGCGCGCGAGGCCCGGGAGCGCAAGGCCCGCGAGGCCCGGGAGCGCAAGGAGGAGGAGGAGAACCGCAGGCGGGCGGCGGCCAGGGCGCGGGCGACCGCGGAGAGCGAGAAGAAGCAGCGCCGCGCACGCGAGGAGCGGGAGCGGAAGAAGCGCGCCGAACAGGCGCGGCAGGAGCAGCGGGTGCGGGCCTCCGGGCAGACCGGCGCGGCCTCCTCGTCCCGGACCTCCTCGTCCTCCTCCCGGACCGCGTCCGCCCCGCAGACCGGAAAGGCCGCCGCGTCCCGGCCGTCGTCCGCTGCGCGGCCCGCCGCGCAGTCCGCCGACTCCTCGGCCGGCTGCTTCTGGGGGGTGATCGCGGTCATCGCTCTCGTGGTCTTCATCTGGAAGCCCTGGGACGCCGGCGGCACGGCCGGCTCGACGAGCAGCGGCACATCGAGCGGTTCGTCGAGCGGTTCGTCGAGCGGTACGTACACGAGCGGGGGGACCGGTTCGACGCCGACGACCGGTACGTACACGAGCGGTGGGCTGGGTTCCGCGCCGACCCGCGGCAGCTCCACGACCGGCGGGACCACCTCGGCGCCCACCACCTCCGCGCCCCCGACCGTCGTGTCCCGCACCCCCAGCGCGGCCGACCGCGCCTTCACCTCCGTACGGACCGGCGACTGCCTCGACGCCTACCAGAACGGCTACGGCAGTTGGAGCCGTCCGGCACCGCAGCAGGTCGGCTGCGGTGCGGCGGACGCCTATCTGCGGGTGCTGCGGGTGACCCGGTCCGGGGGCGGCTGCCCGTCCGGCGGGGGGCGCGGCAGCTGGTGGCACACCGGTGAGGACTACACGTTCACCAACCTCTGCGTGGAGCGGCAGTTCCGCCGGGGCCAGTGCTTCCTGGCCAAGTCCGCGGCCGGCCGGCCCGGCCCGGCGAACCTCCTCACCGCGTGGAGCTGTGGCGCCGGGCGGGTGCCCTCGGAGTTCAGCTACATCATGCAGGTCACGGCCGTCCTGCCGGCCTCGGCGGGCACGCATGCGTGCCCGGGTGAGCCGGGCCGCTACCGCTACTCGTGGAACGTCCATGACGGCCGGACGATGATCTGCGCCAAGGTCGCCTGACGCCCGCCGGCGGCCGGCCGCTCAGCGGTCGGCCAGCTGTTCCGGCAGCGCCGCCGCATGCACCACCGTCAGGCCGGACACCGGCCGGGTCAGGCAGACGTACAGGCGGCGCAGGCCGGTCCGTTCGTCCGGCTCGCCGTCGACGATCGCGGCCGGCTCGTCCAGGACGACGTAGTCGTACTCCAAACCCTTGGCGAGCGTGGCCGGCACCAGCGTCAGCCGGGCCTCGGCCGAGGTCTCCTCGCCGGGCGCCAGACAGGACACGCCCGCTGCCTCAAGGGCCGTGCGCAGCGCCGGAATACGGGCCTCCGTGGCGATCAGGCCGACCGAGCCCTCCTTCGTCAGCGCCTCGTCGCAGGCCGTGAGGGTGGCATCGGTCAGGTCCGCCGGCTCGACCGTACGGATCTCGAAGTCACCCGCCGACTCGCGGATGGAGGTGGCCTCCGTCAGATCGGGGGCGATGGCGGGCAGCAGCCGGGACGCGTAGGCGATGACCTCGCGCGGTACACGGAAGCCCTGGGTGAGCTCCTCGACGGCCGAGCCGGGCTTGCCCAGGTGGGTCAGCGCCTCCTCCCAGGTGTTGGTCGCCCAAGGGGTGGTGCCCTGGGCGATGTCGCCGAGGACGGTCGCGGAGC
This Streptomyces decoyicus DNA region includes the following protein-coding sequences:
- the murQ gene encoding N-acetylmuramic acid 6-phosphate etherase — protein: MTSTADYAHLRAQLDTLTTEAFRPELADIDRRPTLDIARTMNGEDATVPAAVALRLPEIAAAIDATAARMARGGRLIYAGAGTAGRLGVLDASECPPTFNTDPSEVLGLIAGGPSAMVTAVEGAEDSKKFAVEDLTGIGLTDVDTVVGISASGRTPYAIGAVEYARDLGALTIGLSCNADSALAEAAEHGIEIVVGPELLTGSTRLKAGTAQKLVLNMLSTITMIRLGKTYGNLMVDVRASNEKLRARSRRIVALATGATDLEIETALRITNGEVKNAILTLLGGVDGPTAARLLEAADGHLREALQAAKAL
- a CDS encoding SIS domain-containing protein, with the translated sequence MSSSVKETFKDVAVETRPAPAPPAPAALAAKVRTLAPTMTRSMQRVAETVASDPAGCAALTVTGLAERTGTSEATVVRTSRLLGYPGYRDLRLALAALAAQQAAGGAPAVTADIAVDDSLVDVVAKLAQEEQQCLADTAAALDVTQLEAAVAALAGARRIDVYGIGASNLVGQDLVQKLLRIGLIAHAHADPHLAVTNAVQMRTGDVALAITHSGRTTDVIEPLRVAFDHGATTIAITGRPDGEIASYADYILTTSTARESELRPAAMSSRTSQLLVVDCLFIGVAQRTYETAAPALSASYEALAHRHSPRNNQR
- a CDS encoding DUF4031 domain-containing protein, with amino-acid sequence MAIYIDPPTWPGHGRMWSHLVSDHSFDELHAFAAGIGAPRRAFERDHYDLPAERYGDAVRAGAVEVGSKELLRRLTAAGLRRPKNRPAPRG
- a CDS encoding pyridoxamine 5'-phosphate oxidase family protein; translated protein: MSAGEPGRDPATTLDPDYSSEDATATAWPAAIGGMTEAEIFWLSTVRPDGRPHVTPLLAVWSDGALHFCTGPGERKAKNLEANAHCVLTTSTAGGNDLHAGLDVVVEGDAVQVGDEPTLRRLAELYEEKYGSDWHFDVRDGAFHGEGNRAVVFRVEPVTAFGFGRGETYSQTRWRFDGGE
- a CDS encoding Cmx/CmrA family chloramphenicol efflux MFS transporter, coding for MPAPSDRARLPIAVYVLGLSVFALGTSEFMLSGILQPLARDLQVSIPQAGLLVSAFAIGMVVGAPVLAAATLRLPRRTTLIALLAVFGLGQVAGALAPSYGVLFVSRVVSALACAGFWAVGAAVAVSLVPVTARARAMAVMVGGLSIANIAGVPAGALLGQHAGWRAAFWAVSGLAAIGLLGVVALVPRTAVPTGDDRPQLRRELTIYKDKQVWLALTATALNGAAVFALFSYLSPLLTDTAGLAESWVPTVLALFGVGALIGTFIGGRIADAHLFGTLFGGIIASTLVLTVLALTAHSPLAAIALSLMLGVTAFTTAPALNARMFNVANAAPTLAGATTTAAFNIGNTLGPWLGGLTIGAGWGYPSVAWTGAALAAGAVGTTALAFRLHRTTSRSRLIASSAAATPAPDLHKAAEATGATGQQH
- a CDS encoding HD domain-containing protein, encoding MTSVSRTADSTDPAPELRQRWAVTVAEARGKKNPTAPDPAPYADNLLSRWREPQRRYHTVDHLAAVLYRIDELAEHADDLSAVQLAAWFHDAVYRPDRSENEERSAALAERALPELGIGAARTAEVARLVRLTVTHDPAPDDPDGEVLCDADLAVLAGSPDEYAAYAAAVRDEYAFVPDPDFLAGRSAVLSQLLSLPRLFHTPRGYDRWEHLARRNLATELDLLRGA
- a CDS encoding copper homeostasis protein CutC; the encoded protein is MSKRALLEVIALGPQDAVAAQAGGADRLELVTDMAADGLTPPRATFAAIRAAVDIPLRVMLRAADGFAAGDVAALCEEAAALRAAGAEEFVLGFLTPDGRPDLDAVAALTEVIDGCRWTFHRAIDRAADRDALRKELSAAAGAAGLDTYLTAGAAQGVDEGLTTLLAEQARTAAGEQGYAPRILVGGGLGLGHLPALRAAGLDAFHIGGAARPAGWSAPVDAAAVREWRQALDQPVAQRA
- a CDS encoding serine/threonine-protein kinase, producing MTGMGMKPLSGDDPQRLGVYRLLGQLGSGGMGRIYLARSTVDGSLVAVKTLLAEGVVSDTDRRRFAREVTLARRIESAYTARVRDSDPDAERPWMAIEYIPAPALSELVRSAGRLPGSAVRWIAAGTAKALVLLHDAGIVHRDVKPQNILLPLDGPRLIDFGISHANDITRTSLTLGTIAFTSPEQARAEPSTTASDVYSLGATLFHLAVGRPPYPDTVDTIRLLTLVQRGELDMTGLPKELAPLIRPCLASDPDERPEPADVLRQFLEELDRAPTSQRGERWLPPRWTALIEAYEARGRALREGGEGLTADERTRPVPPPDPTRPYTAERAAHEEAARRKEEARAARRKEEEERAARRAQEELAARRKQEERARAEWEREAREARERKAREARERKEEEENRRRAAARARATAESEKKQRRAREERERKKRAEQARQEQRVRASGQTGAASSSRTSSSSSRTASAPQTGKAAASRPSSAARPAAQSADSSAGCFWGVIAVIALVVFIWKPWDAGGTAGSTSSGTSSGSSSGSSSGTYTSGGTGSTPTTGTYTSGGLGSAPTRGSSTTGGTTSAPTTSAPPTVVSRTPSAADRAFTSVRTGDCLDAYQNGYGSWSRPAPQQVGCGAADAYLRVLRVTRSGGGCPSGGGRGSWWHTGEDYTFTNLCVERQFRRGQCFLAKSAAGRPGPANLLTAWSCGAGRVPSEFSYIMQVTAVLPASAGTHACPGEPGRYRYSWNVHDGRTMICAKVA